The proteins below are encoded in one region of Limnochorda pilosa:
- a CDS encoding PspA/IM30 family protein — translation MGVLSRMSTVFKAKVNKMLDRAENPEETLDYSYQKQLELLQQVKRGVVEVVGQKKRLELQAVRLREQNQRLEQQAKDALKLGKEDLAVEALRRKQQAELQLQDLETQIKSLESEQEKLERNEQRLRSKVESFRTQKELIKAQYSAASAQVKIGEAATGLSEELADVNMAVERAQRKTQDMQSRAAAIDELVEKGTLQESWGAADPLEEELRRAKLDQGVSSELERLKREVAGQ, via the coding sequence GTGGGCGTGCTCTCCCGCATGAGCACCGTCTTCAAGGCGAAGGTGAACAAGATGCTGGACCGGGCCGAGAATCCGGAGGAGACGCTGGACTACAGCTACCAGAAGCAGCTTGAGCTGCTCCAGCAGGTGAAGCGGGGCGTGGTGGAGGTCGTCGGCCAGAAGAAGCGGCTGGAGCTTCAGGCCGTGCGGCTGCGGGAGCAGAACCAGCGGCTGGAGCAGCAGGCCAAGGATGCCCTCAAGCTGGGCAAGGAAGACCTGGCCGTGGAGGCCCTGCGGCGGAAGCAGCAGGCGGAGCTCCAGCTCCAGGACCTCGAGACCCAGATCAAGTCCCTGGAGTCCGAGCAGGAGAAGCTCGAACGGAACGAGCAGCGTCTCCGGTCCAAGGTGGAGAGCTTCCGCACCCAGAAGGAGCTCATCAAGGCCCAGTACTCGGCCGCATCGGCCCAGGTGAAGATCGGCGAGGCGGCCACAGGTCTCTCCGAGGAGCTGGCCGACGTGAACATGGCTGTCGAGCGGGCGCAGCGGAAGACCCAGGACATGCAGTCCCGGGCAGCCGCCATCGACGAGCTCGTGGAGAAGGGCACCCTCCAGGAGAGCTGGGGCGCGGCGGACCCGCTGGAGGAGGAGCTGCGGCGGGCCAAGCTGGACCAGGGCGTTTCGTCCGAGCTGGAGCGGTTGAAGCGGGAGGTGGCCGGCCAGTGA
- a CDS encoding peroxiredoxin family protein, with protein sequence MRMRAAEGAHLACLVLIATLAWSLTSARALAIGVEAGAPAPSVVLETLDGQVLSSDTLYRSPLALVFFFAECPPCQVELPALQSTYAEWRRKGGEALAVTAISSGTAVQSFVDEHGIQFPVALDPEGTVTRTFGVTKHPTLFFIDETGVIQRTWEGYHEGIASELLTELIAGSE encoded by the coding sequence ATGCGGATGCGAGCCGCCGAGGGCGCGCATCTTGCCTGCCTGGTACTGATCGCTACCCTCGCGTGGTCTTTGACGTCCGCTCGCGCTTTGGCTATCGGGGTTGAGGCAGGAGCCCCAGCGCCATCAGTGGTGCTGGAGACCTTGGATGGGCAGGTGCTTTCGTCTGACACCCTATACCGTTCACCGTTGGCTCTTGTCTTCTTCTTTGCCGAATGCCCTCCGTGTCAGGTTGAACTACCAGCCTTGCAGTCAACTTACGCCGAATGGCGTCGGAAAGGAGGTGAAGCTCTGGCCGTCACAGCCATCAGTAGCGGGACAGCCGTACAGTCGTTCGTCGACGAGCATGGTATTCAGTTCCCTGTCGCTCTGGACCCCGAAGGAACAGTGACGCGGACGTTCGGCGTTACAAAGCATCCAACACTCTTCTTCATCGACGAAACCGGCGTGATCCAGAGGACGTGGGAGGGCTACCACGAGGGCATTGCGTCAGAACTTCTCACCGAGCTCATTGCGGGGAGTGAATAA
- a CDS encoding ABC transporter ATP-binding protein: MSIEAEKHPAELVRLDGLGKVFDTGASPVAALTDIDLTVEQTEFVSIMGPSGSGKSTLLHLLGALDRPSAGRYWLQGREITSLPDRELSRVRNRHFGFVFQSYNLFPELTALENVEVPMIYAGVAGRERRRRATELLEELGMGARLHHRPSELSGGEQQRVAIARALANGPTLLLADEPTGNLPTTQARQIMEILAGLNGQGMTLVVVTHDPGIAAFGQRLVTLRDGRIVSDEPIASGMNLAERIQQLEGAGAGEGPGNVS, translated from the coding sequence ATGAGCATCGAGGCTGAAAAGCATCCGGCCGAGCTCGTTCGGCTGGACGGCCTGGGGAAGGTGTTCGACACGGGCGCGAGCCCCGTGGCCGCCCTGACCGACATCGACCTTACCGTGGAGCAGACCGAGTTCGTGAGCATCATGGGACCCTCGGGCTCGGGGAAGTCCACGCTCCTCCACCTTCTGGGGGCGCTGGACCGCCCGAGCGCAGGGCGCTACTGGCTCCAGGGGCGGGAGATCACGAGCCTTCCCGACCGGGAGCTCTCCCGCGTCCGGAACCGCCATTTCGGCTTTGTCTTCCAGAGCTACAACCTCTTCCCGGAGCTGACGGCCCTGGAGAACGTGGAGGTACCCATGATCTACGCGGGCGTGGCCGGGCGGGAGCGCCGCCGGCGGGCCACCGAGCTCCTGGAGGAGCTGGGGATGGGCGCGCGGCTCCACCACCGCCCCTCGGAGCTCTCGGGAGGCGAGCAGCAGCGGGTGGCCATCGCCCGGGCGCTGGCCAACGGTCCCACTCTGCTCCTGGCCGACGAGCCCACGGGAAACCTGCCCACCACCCAGGCCCGGCAGATCATGGAGATTCTGGCCGGCCTCAACGGACAGGGCATGACCCTGGTGGTGGTGACCCACGACCCCGGCATCGCCGCCTTCGGCCAGCGCCTGGTGACCCTGCGGGACGGACGGATCGTCTCCGACGAGCCCATCGCCTCCGGCATGAACCTGGCCGAGCGGATCCAGCAGCTGGAAGGAGCGGGGGCAGGGGAAGGCCCGGGGAACGTATCCTGA
- a CDS encoding ABC transporter permease yields MRAWWLESLLVSVGLGLGASILAGSMTYLRAAERAVDTLARHPDYTGIVVQVRQADMNQLFQPDGPPIVPLVASAPDDGQRVTVELARELRDRVAGLEGVLLGSMPRTFSDTLRAVDGRPGQGRPGRLSVMPVGPDYFAAYDVRFAAGQGFTWTDLTEGRSVLVLDESWARQAVQDVPPSELVGHTVMAFGRNWTVAGVVRLPRTDGLAATSAFLPGGLGGWVPWGSVMGIDAEELDGLRFVPSPEADPEALRRSLEVELGGRFDAGLLSFSGPKDPLQSTGTPLVAAAAGVASLALLVASMTALNLFLTRARRRRRSLALSAALGASRPVVFLEMLVDALLLGVAGGLLGAVGAYAALRVSGSFLVKALPLLGSHEGLGFTMETLAWAIGAGVAASLVVGLYPAYEAATQEVAQSLRGGAAAPGKKG; encoded by the coding sequence GTGCGTGCGTGGTGGCTGGAGTCGCTTCTGGTCTCCGTAGGGCTGGGGCTTGGGGCCTCGATCCTCGCCGGCTCCATGACGTACCTGAGGGCAGCTGAAAGGGCCGTTGACACCTTGGCGCGGCACCCGGACTACACCGGGATCGTCGTGCAGGTGCGGCAGGCGGACATGAACCAGCTCTTCCAGCCGGACGGGCCTCCCATCGTGCCACTGGTGGCGAGTGCGCCGGACGACGGGCAGCGCGTGACGGTCGAGCTGGCACGCGAGCTGCGGGACCGCGTGGCGGGCCTGGAAGGGGTCCTGCTGGGGTCCATGCCCCGTACGTTCTCAGACACCCTCAGGGCGGTGGACGGGAGGCCCGGGCAGGGCAGGCCTGGACGTCTGTCCGTGATGCCGGTCGGGCCGGATTACTTCGCCGCGTACGATGTCCGCTTCGCGGCCGGCCAGGGGTTCACCTGGACCGACCTGACCGAGGGCAGGTCTGTGCTGGTGCTGGACGAATCCTGGGCGCGACAGGCCGTACAAGATGTGCCCCCCTCGGAACTCGTGGGCCACACGGTCATGGCGTTCGGGCGGAACTGGACCGTGGCGGGCGTGGTGCGTCTTCCCCGTACGGACGGGCTGGCGGCGACGAGTGCCTTCCTTCCGGGCGGCCTTGGCGGCTGGGTTCCGTGGGGCTCGGTGATGGGGATCGACGCCGAGGAGCTCGACGGACTGCGGTTCGTACCGTCGCCCGAAGCGGATCCGGAGGCCCTGCGCCGTTCTCTTGAGGTCGAGCTGGGGGGACGCTTCGACGCCGGCCTCCTCAGCTTCTCTGGACCGAAGGACCCTCTGCAAAGCACAGGCACCCCTCTCGTCGCGGCAGCGGCAGGTGTGGCGTCGCTGGCTCTCCTGGTAGCCAGCATGACCGCCCTCAACCTCTTTCTCACCCGCGCCCGCCGGCGGCGTCGATCCCTGGCTCTCTCGGCTGCCCTGGGGGCTTCGAGACCCGTAGTCTTCCTGGAGATGCTGGTGGATGCGCTGCTCCTGGGCGTGGCTGGAGGGCTCCTGGGAGCGGTGGGGGCGTATGCGGCCTTGCGGGTGTCCGGGAGTTTCCTGGTGAAGGCTCTGCCTCTGCTCGGTTCACACGAAGGTCTCGGATTCACCATGGAGACTCTGGCGTGGGCCATCGGTGCAGGCGTGGCAGCGAGCCTCGTCGTGGGCCTCTACCCAGCGTACGAGGCGGCAACGCAGGAGGTTGCCCAGAGCCTGCGCGGCGGCGCGGCGGCGCCTGGCAAGAAAGGCTGA
- a CDS encoding DUF342 domain-containing protein — protein sequence MSRVWVEGGEIRVHHEPGTRRHPVLHPGPYVRLWVNDEPVVDTRAIFPGDEVRVEVGQEEQPVEVQHRVTPDGMHCFLSLKGGRSGRLRLMDQPPAQELTLVAVPDRSVPRSGPSVKDLVTYLQEEAGVRVPIDQDALQRLVAGLEEELEVAAGTPPGESEDGRVEYLVPFSVERVEVTDEMTDAVDYLDLQRIPTVTAGTTLALISAGRRGTPGSDVHGQVVEAREPHQPVLRPGPGTRMVDDGRAVVATQAGRPAVQGDLLMVLPTYTVQGDVDVESGHVRFDGDVVVLGSVNEGTKVVAGGRVTVAGSASGATVRGRLGVRVSGGVVGSTLAAGGLAATARALVAEINPMLLALERLLASVHYLKQQPAYQSGRSRRPPDGVLIKRMVEMKFRDLPGLVEQFHGRSEAFDEVDVGLEDVAALLHKLLVAPGPMLLQEIDPLEEAIQQLRVAAYRLEADAATSADITVQHVQNAKLHASGRITIRKGSIFNSEVLAGTGITVHRGVVRGGSLQVFRGEISLDEVGSPSGTRTCLEVVEGGSVQARLLHPNVVVEIAGRRFVADTLLRQVRFTTTQDGELKQGVFRTPPPE from the coding sequence ATGAGCCGGGTTTGGGTCGAGGGCGGCGAGATCCGGGTCCACCACGAGCCAGGGACCCGGCGCCATCCCGTGCTTCATCCGGGCCCCTACGTCCGGCTCTGGGTCAACGACGAGCCCGTGGTCGACACGCGGGCCATCTTCCCGGGCGACGAGGTCCGCGTGGAGGTCGGGCAGGAAGAGCAGCCGGTGGAGGTCCAGCACCGCGTGACCCCGGACGGGATGCACTGCTTCCTCTCCCTCAAGGGTGGCCGGAGCGGCCGGCTGAGGCTCATGGACCAGCCGCCCGCCCAGGAGCTGACCCTGGTGGCTGTCCCGGACCGTTCTGTCCCTCGCTCCGGTCCCTCGGTGAAGGATCTCGTCACGTACCTGCAGGAGGAGGCCGGGGTTCGCGTCCCCATCGACCAGGACGCCTTGCAGCGGCTCGTCGCGGGCCTGGAAGAAGAGCTGGAGGTGGCCGCGGGGACCCCGCCCGGCGAAAGCGAGGACGGCCGCGTGGAGTACCTGGTCCCCTTCTCCGTCGAGCGGGTGGAGGTCACCGACGAGATGACGGACGCGGTGGACTACCTGGACCTGCAGCGGATCCCGACGGTGACGGCCGGCACGACCCTCGCCCTGATTTCTGCCGGGCGCCGGGGGACGCCTGGGAGCGACGTCCACGGCCAGGTGGTAGAGGCTCGCGAGCCGCACCAGCCCGTTCTCAGGCCCGGTCCGGGGACACGGATGGTGGACGACGGGCGGGCGGTGGTGGCGACGCAGGCCGGACGGCCAGCCGTCCAGGGTGACCTTCTCATGGTTCTCCCCACCTACACCGTCCAGGGCGACGTGGACGTGGAGAGCGGGCACGTCCGCTTCGACGGGGACGTGGTCGTGCTCGGGAGCGTGAACGAGGGGACCAAGGTCGTGGCCGGAGGCCGGGTGACGGTGGCGGGGAGCGCGAGCGGCGCCACGGTGCGGGGGAGGCTCGGCGTGCGCGTCTCGGGCGGGGTGGTGGGCTCCACCCTTGCGGCCGGCGGGCTTGCCGCCACGGCACGAGCCCTGGTGGCCGAGATCAATCCCATGCTCCTGGCCCTGGAGCGTCTGCTCGCGTCCGTCCACTACCTCAAGCAACAGCCCGCCTACCAGAGCGGGCGCAGCCGCCGCCCCCCGGACGGGGTGCTCATCAAGCGGATGGTGGAGATGAAGTTCCGGGATCTGCCGGGGCTCGTCGAGCAGTTCCACGGGCGAAGCGAGGCCTTCGACGAGGTCGACGTCGGACTCGAGGACGTCGCCGCCCTGCTGCACAAGCTGCTCGTGGCACCGGGGCCGATGCTCCTTCAGGAGATCGACCCGCTGGAGGAAGCGATCCAGCAGCTCCGCGTGGCGGCCTACCGGTTAGAGGCCGACGCCGCAACGAGCGCGGACATCACGGTGCAGCACGTGCAGAACGCGAAGCTCCACGCGTCCGGACGGATCACCATCCGCAAGGGTTCCATCTTCAACTCGGAAGTCCTGGCGGGAACCGGGATCACCGTCCACCGCGGCGTGGTGCGCGGGGGATCCCTGCAGGTCTTCCGGGGGGAGATCAGCCTGGACGAGGTGGGGAGCCCTTCGGGCACCCGGACCTGCCTCGAGGTCGTGGAAGGCGGCAGCGTGCAAGCGAGGCTCCTTCACCCGAACGTGGTCGTCGAGATTGCGGGGAGGCGGTTCGTGGCAGACACCCTCCTGAGGCAGGTCCGGTTCACGACCACTCAGGATGGGGAGCTGAAGCAGGGGGTCTTCCGAACACCGCCCCCGGAGTGA
- a CDS encoding HD-GYP domain-containing protein has translation MRVFRIHRVRPGAVLARNVYLGETTLVAAGLALTPRLLEQLRGYGIQTLYVSEDGEIDHQVDRQPDLITEKTRADAARALRIYMEDTRRRLVTSARPISEVVNLILEEVLSNRTVLLELGEIRAMNDYVFGHSVAVCATSTLLGIHLGLDQIELKGLAVGAILHDVGKVRVEEAVWNKPGRLTPEEFRQVQQHAKHGFDIIRAHHDLDLRSAHVAYQHHERWDGQGYPRGLAGDEIHRFARIVSVADVFDALITDRPYRPAWARHRAIGFIQAEAGHMFDPDVVRTFLGRVAPYPVGTVVRLNTGELGKVVRLNARLPARPVVRLLGAASDDLDLAEALDQRIVGPADEEREGPGADPFEGRGEF, from the coding sequence GTGAGGGTCTTTCGCATCCACCGGGTACGCCCTGGAGCGGTTCTGGCTCGGAACGTCTACCTGGGCGAGACGACGCTGGTCGCCGCCGGGTTGGCGCTGACGCCCCGGCTCCTCGAGCAGCTCCGGGGCTACGGGATACAGACGCTGTACGTCTCGGAGGATGGCGAGATCGATCACCAGGTGGACAGACAGCCGGACCTGATCACGGAGAAGACGCGGGCCGACGCAGCGCGCGCCCTCCGGATCTACATGGAGGATACCCGCCGGCGTCTGGTGACCTCGGCGCGGCCCATCTCCGAGGTCGTGAACCTCATCCTGGAGGAGGTCCTGTCGAACCGCACGGTCCTCCTCGAGCTGGGGGAGATCCGCGCCATGAACGACTACGTGTTCGGCCACTCGGTGGCCGTCTGCGCCACCTCCACCCTCCTGGGCATCCACCTGGGTCTGGACCAGATCGAGCTGAAAGGGCTGGCCGTTGGGGCGATTCTGCACGACGTCGGCAAGGTCAGGGTTGAGGAAGCCGTCTGGAACAAGCCGGGCAGGCTCACACCGGAGGAGTTCCGCCAGGTCCAGCAGCACGCGAAGCATGGCTTCGACATCATCCGGGCTCACCACGACCTGGACCTCCGCTCGGCGCACGTGGCCTACCAGCACCACGAGCGATGGGACGGGCAGGGTTACCCCAGGGGGCTCGCGGGCGACGAGATTCACCGCTTCGCCCGGATCGTGTCGGTGGCCGACGTGTTCGACGCCCTCATCACGGACCGGCCGTACCGGCCGGCCTGGGCGCGGCACCGAGCCATCGGGTTCATTCAGGCCGAAGCAGGCCACATGTTCGACCCCGACGTCGTCCGGACCTTTCTGGGCCGAGTGGCGCCGTACCCCGTGGGGACGGTGGTGCGGCTCAACACGGGAGAGCTGGGGAAGGTCGTGCGCCTCAACGCGCGTCTACCGGCCCGTCCTGTGGTGCGCCTGCTGGGCGCCGCCAGCGACGATCTGGACCTGGCGGAAGCCCTTGACCAGCGCATCGTGGGGCCGGCGGACGAGGAGCGGGAGGGCCCGGGTGCGGACCCGTTCGAGGGGAGAGGGGAGTTCTGA
- a CDS encoding ABC transporter permease: protein MPFTWRRLTANWLATVLGILQVGVAIGAVVALLSSVLPALGRGATPSFLEASYHPTRASSDGAGPAAASLFEPQDAALVRHEVDGVTHAATLARQPLVVIEAEGRRHLVRSVGATEPDYFRLTGLQAVAGALFGPAEMAQGAGVAVLSEVVARQLFGEPADALNREIVMLSVEEGLVLQGRLGALPHGMTYPPRATLKVAGVFRRPETASAASVDLLQPEVLVPIGWLEPDGGARTGGAGPFRGHRADTLYVAAASRSAEDVRREMKVLLEPLLEERRLQQALESDDRSSTWELQVTLGGFAGRVQERSRALSGVLVGAVLAAVVAAGLAIGTAGLVHTMEHTHAIGLYRALGATRGRIMGRVAAESVGVAGMGALLGVGLAWPMQRLLGPLLALLPTASPEQHIQLAALGIGVGLALAVGLVAGWYPGWLATRWSATEALREE from the coding sequence ATGCCCTTCACATGGCGAAGGCTCACCGCGAACTGGCTCGCAACCGTCCTGGGGATCCTCCAGGTGGGCGTTGCGATCGGGGCGGTCGTGGCCCTTCTCTCGTCGGTCCTTCCTGCCCTTGGGCGCGGCGCCACCCCCTCCTTCCTGGAGGCATCCTACCATCCGACGCGGGCCTCTTCGGACGGGGCCGGACCAGCAGCGGCAAGCCTCTTCGAACCACAAGATGCGGCACTCGTGCGCCATGAAGTCGACGGGGTAACCCACGCGGCGACGCTCGCCCGGCAACCGCTGGTGGTGATCGAGGCGGAGGGCCGGCGGCACCTGGTCCGGTCGGTGGGGGCGACAGAACCCGATTACTTCCGGTTGACAGGCCTGCAAGCGGTGGCTGGAGCTCTCTTCGGACCGGCCGAAATGGCGCAGGGCGCCGGGGTAGCCGTTCTCAGCGAGGTGGTCGCCCGCCAGCTCTTCGGCGAGCCTGCCGATGCCCTGAACCGAGAGATCGTGATGCTGTCCGTCGAGGAGGGGCTCGTCCTGCAAGGCCGTCTCGGGGCTCTCCCCCACGGGATGACCTATCCACCTCGTGCGACCTTGAAGGTCGCGGGCGTCTTCAGGCGGCCCGAAACAGCCTCTGCGGCCAGCGTCGATCTCCTGCAACCCGAGGTGCTGGTGCCGATCGGGTGGCTCGAGCCCGACGGTGGAGCTCGCACGGGGGGCGCGGGACCCTTCCGCGGGCACCGGGCCGACACGCTCTATGTGGCCGCTGCATCCAGATCGGCGGAGGACGTCCGGCGAGAGATGAAGGTGCTCCTGGAACCATTGCTCGAGGAACGGCGGCTTCAGCAGGCCCTGGAGAGCGATGATCGCAGCAGCACCTGGGAGCTGCAGGTAACCTTGGGCGGCTTTGCCGGGCGAGTCCAGGAACGGAGTCGTGCCCTCTCAGGGGTCCTGGTCGGAGCGGTGTTGGCGGCGGTGGTGGCAGCAGGTCTGGCCATCGGGACGGCGGGTCTGGTCCACACCATGGAGCACACGCACGCAATCGGCCTCTACCGTGCTCTCGGTGCCACACGGGGGAGGATCATGGGCCGGGTCGCTGCGGAGTCGGTTGGTGTGGCCGGTATGGGAGCGCTGCTGGGTGTGGGGCTGGCGTGGCCCATGCAGCGGCTCCTTGGCCCCCTCCTGGCGCTCCTGCCCACCGCGTCCCCTGAGCAGCACATCCAGCTCGCCGCCCTGGGGATCGGGGTCGGGCTTGCCCTGGCGGTGGGGCTGGTTGCCGGATGGTACCCCGGATGGCTTGCCACACGGTGGTCTGCGACCGAGGCCCTGCGAGAAGAGTGA
- a CDS encoding DUF4402 domain-containing protein encodes MRGSPGTLDGTGNQTLTVGATLRVGASQVEGAYTRTFDVTVEYN; translated from the coding sequence ATGCGGGGCTCTCCGGGGACGCTCGACGGCACGGGGAACCAGACGCTGACGGTAGGCGCCACGCTCCGGGTGGGGGCCAGCCAGGTCGAGGGGGCGTACACGAGGACCTTCGACGTGACGGTCGAGTACAACTGA
- a CDS encoding helix-turn-helix domain-containing protein produces MDAFGESLRELRRYSGWTQEDLAGRELTRAQISAVERGVAHLSVRGLIALVQRAPDPSQLILSYCDAYPPASSWTELVRFLMLNGWEKLAGSVIATAQAKLASKRGGYAGTSFESSLVAWSLHLKECHTEAATRFATAAALAAAKKRWYEAAQALWDSGQALALSGHLSRALQRFQRSHAAIGSRSNRRALVLRGHLCRSEVEVLRRMGLFHWARDRAGRARTYYRDAGAPVEEGHALSDLGASFLEEGHYRQAEDVLREAHRLLLKEHHDRCISAVTLNLGMALAGMGRFKEAAGLIQTAASTHSSIGAYAHLELARLHAQQGRLDEAKEAVQLAVGRCDLAEEARRLAVQAALGLLSWPVARARILAVARDALNPHEEATVLYEAARYCADCGQPAGASELYLKARFVAQAAWGPDVDARPTTAPEPMKS; encoded by the coding sequence ATGGATGCCTTCGGAGAGAGTCTTCGCGAACTACGAAGGTACTCTGGATGGACGCAGGAAGATCTGGCAGGTCGTGAGCTGACGCGTGCACAGATCAGTGCGGTGGAGAGAGGAGTAGCCCACCTGTCGGTCAGAGGGTTGATCGCCTTGGTACAGAGAGCCCCGGATCCCTCGCAGTTGATCCTGTCGTACTGCGACGCTTACCCTCCGGCCTCGTCATGGACCGAGTTGGTTCGCTTTCTGATGCTCAACGGATGGGAGAAGCTCGCCGGCTCAGTCATCGCCACTGCGCAGGCCAAGCTCGCGTCGAAAAGGGGGGGATACGCGGGCACTTCCTTCGAATCCTCCCTCGTAGCCTGGTCACTGCACTTGAAGGAATGTCACACCGAGGCGGCGACGCGGTTTGCGACGGCAGCGGCACTCGCAGCCGCCAAGAAACGTTGGTACGAGGCTGCGCAGGCCCTCTGGGATTCGGGACAAGCTCTGGCCCTTTCGGGTCACCTCAGCAGAGCACTTCAGCGGTTTCAGCGCTCGCACGCGGCCATAGGATCGCGCAGCAATCGCCGAGCCCTCGTCCTCAGAGGACATCTCTGCAGGAGCGAGGTCGAGGTCCTCCGGCGCATGGGGCTGTTTCACTGGGCTCGCGACAGGGCCGGTCGAGCGCGAACGTACTATCGCGACGCAGGCGCTCCCGTTGAAGAAGGACACGCTCTTTCCGATCTGGGCGCGTCTTTTCTCGAAGAAGGCCACTACCGGCAAGCTGAAGACGTGCTTCGGGAGGCTCACCGCCTGCTCCTCAAGGAGCACCACGACCGCTGCATCTCCGCAGTCACCCTCAACCTAGGCATGGCACTCGCAGGTATGGGGCGCTTCAAGGAAGCCGCCGGCCTCATTCAGACGGCTGCTTCGACGCACTCCAGCATTGGCGCCTATGCGCACCTGGAACTCGCTCGTCTTCACGCCCAGCAAGGACGGCTTGACGAGGCAAAGGAGGCAGTCCAGCTGGCCGTAGGACGGTGTGATCTGGCCGAGGAGGCCCGCCGGCTTGCGGTTCAGGCAGCCCTTGGCCTGCTTTCGTGGCCCGTCGCTCGAGCCCGAATCCTGGCCGTGGCCCGGGATGCCCTGAATCCCCACGAAGAGGCCACTGTTCTCTACGAGGCTGCTCGCTACTGTGCAGATTGCGGGCAACCGGCAGGGGCATCCGAACTGTACCTGAAGGCGAGGTTCGTCGCCCAGGCTGCCTGGGGGCCCGACGTCGACGCACGACCTACGACCGCACCGGAACCGATGAAGTCGTAG
- a CDS encoding efflux RND transporter periplasmic adaptor subunit, whose protein sequence is MPTGDQPRYDRPIFEGGQESSRPDPGRASGPRRRRVRLGHQGRLLLFTVAFLAVLVSAAYFALRPQAEEVYLDSYQVAEVGVRAFRVLVQGDGAVEPAEIRALTAPLEARVSEVHARPGDDVNAGALLVRLESRELEDDLASARSSAAQLELELQRAEISLTRDLERLEADLSRAASSRQEAEAAVGKTEALFEAGAIPLDQVEEARSKAADARTAETQAERALATGREDARLQRELARAKLASARAEVARLEREAAALEVRAPLSGRVLEGEWTVGEPVEAGVELFRLADLSTQYARIQVPARQASQLRVGQEASLFVEGRRLAGTVGFVAPVARQTEQGTVVEVRVSLPDEATARSIRPFAPLSAEVEVDRLEDQPYLARGPFYTSGEGGFVFKVSEDGTRAVRTEVRYGLVDGTALQILDGLEPGDRIIYSSYTGFRDRTEVRLAPEGGRPT, encoded by the coding sequence GTGCCCACGGGCGATCAACCGCGGTACGACCGGCCCATCTTCGAAGGCGGGCAAGAGTCGTCGCGGCCGGATCCGGGGCGGGCCTCGGGCCCTAGGCGTCGCCGTGTGCGCCTGGGCCACCAGGGGCGACTCCTCCTCTTCACCGTGGCCTTCCTGGCCGTTCTGGTGAGCGCCGCCTACTTCGCCCTGCGCCCCCAGGCGGAGGAGGTCTACCTCGACAGCTACCAGGTGGCCGAAGTGGGCGTGCGTGCCTTCCGGGTGCTGGTGCAGGGCGACGGGGCGGTGGAGCCGGCGGAGATCCGGGCGCTGACGGCACCTCTCGAGGCCCGGGTGTCCGAGGTGCACGCCCGCCCTGGCGACGACGTGAACGCGGGCGCGCTCCTGGTCCGCCTGGAGTCGCGGGAGCTGGAGGACGACCTGGCTTCGGCCCGGTCCTCGGCGGCCCAGCTCGAGCTGGAGCTGCAGCGCGCGGAGATCTCCCTGACCCGGGATCTGGAGCGATTGGAGGCCGACCTGAGCAGGGCCGCCAGCAGCCGCCAGGAGGCGGAGGCGGCGGTGGGCAAGACCGAAGCGCTCTTCGAGGCGGGCGCCATCCCCCTGGACCAGGTGGAGGAAGCTCGGTCGAAGGCTGCTGACGCCCGAACGGCGGAGACCCAGGCCGAGCGCGCGCTGGCTACGGGAAGGGAGGATGCCCGGCTCCAGCGCGAGCTGGCCCGGGCCAAGCTGGCCTCGGCCCGCGCCGAGGTGGCCCGGCTCGAACGGGAGGCTGCCGCCCTGGAAGTACGGGCACCCCTCTCGGGCCGGGTCCTGGAGGGCGAGTGGACCGTGGGCGAGCCCGTCGAGGCGGGGGTCGAGCTCTTCCGGCTGGCCGACCTCTCCACCCAGTACGCCCGCATCCAGGTGCCCGCCCGGCAGGCGTCGCAGCTCCGGGTGGGCCAGGAAGCCAGCCTCTTCGTCGAGGGACGGCGGCTGGCGGGCACCGTCGGCTTCGTCGCGCCCGTGGCCCGCCAGACCGAGCAGGGCACCGTGGTGGAGGTGCGGGTCAGCCTGCCCGACGAGGCGACGGCACGGTCCATCCGTCCTTTCGCGCCGCTCTCGGCCGAGGTCGAGGTCGACCGGCTGGAAGACCAGCCCTACCTGGCCCGAGGCCCCTTCTACACCTCGGGCGAAGGAGGCTTCGTCTTCAAGGTGAGCGAGGACGGCACCCGGGCGGTCCGTACCGAGGTGCGGTACGGCCTGGTGGACGGCACGGCCCTCCAGATCCTGGACGGGCTGGAACCGGGCGATCGGATCATCTACAGCTCGTACACGGGCTTCCGGGATCGCACGGAGGTCCGCCTGGCACCGGAAGGGGGACGACCGACTTGA